DNA from Desulfarculus baarsii DSM 2075:
CCGCCGGCATTGTCAACCCCATCAATTTCCTGCTGGAGGCCCACACCATCCGCGATATCTGTCAGGCCGCCGGCACCAAGATCCTGGTGGCCCTGGGCGAGTATCCCGGCTTGGACATCTGGCAAAAGGTCATGTCCATCCGCAAGGATCTGCCCGGCGTCAAGGCCATCGTGCGCGGCCTGGGCCCCAGCGACGAAAAAAACGGCGTCTATGGCTACGACGATTTCGTGAGCAGGTACGACGCCGACAAGCTCACGTTCACGCGCCAGATCGCCCCCGACGACGTGGCCACCATCTTCCACACAGGCGGCACCACCGGCACGCCCAAACTGGCCCCGCGCACCCATCTGAACGAAGCGGCCAACGCCCTGCAAAGCTCGTTGATCTCGCCGCTGTCCTCGGGCGAGACCATCCTCAGCGGCCTGCCGCTGTTCCACACCAACGGCACCACGGTCACCGGCTCTTCGGCGTTCATGATCGGCGGGCGGGTGGTGATCCTGTCGCCCTACGGCTACCGCGATCCGTCGGTGATCAAGAATTTCTACAAGATCGTCGAGAAATTCCGCGCGGTGACGTTCTCGGCGGTGCCCACGGTGCTGGCCATGCTGCTGGCCACGCCCAAGGGCGACGAAGACATCTCGTCGCTGCGCTTCGCCGTTTGCGGCGCGGCTCCGCTTTCGGTGGAGCTCTTCCAGCGCTTCGAGGAAAAAACCGGCATGAAGATCATGGAGGGCTACGGCTTGACCGAAGGCCTGTGCGTATCTTCGTGCAACCCCTATTATGGCCAGCGCAAGATCGGCTCCATCGGCCTGCGCGTGCCCTACCAAGACATGCGCGTTTTCAAGGTCGACGACCAGGGCAAGTTCGTTTCCGAGGCAAAAGTCGACGAGATCGGCTCGGTGTGCATCAGCGGGCCCAACGTGTTCAAGGGCTACACCGAGGACCGCCACAACACCACGCTCTTCCCCAAGGAGGGCTGGGTCAACACCGGCGACCTGGGCCGCCAGGACGCCGATGGCTATATCTTCTTGACCGGCCGCAAAAAAGAACTGATCATCCGCGGCGGCCACAACATCGACCCGGCCGTGATCGAAGAGCCCCTCTACAGCCTGCCCGGCGTGGCCCTGGCTGCGGCCGTGGGCCGGCCCGATCCCCACGCCGGCGAGGTGCCCGTGGCCTACGTGCAACTGGAGCCCGGCGCCGATCTGGACGAGGCCCGGATCATGGACCACCTGGCCAAAAACGTGGGCGAGCGGGCGGCCCTGCCCAAGGAAGTGGTGATCCTGGGGCAACTGCCGCTGACGCCGGTGGGCAAGATGTTCAAGCCGGCCATGCGCTGGGACGCCACCCGCCGGACCTACGAGCGCGAATTGGCCGCTTTGGGCGACGAGGTCCAGTCGCTGGCGGTGGCGGTGGGCGAAGATAAAATTCACGGCACCCTGGCCACCATCACCGTCAGCCTCGGCCAGGCCGACCGCCAGGAGATCGCCGCCAAGATCGCCGAGCTGCTTTCGCTCTACACCGTCAAGCACGAGGTCGTCTTCGTCTAGGGCCCGCGCTTTTTCGCCAAAAAGCAGCGCCGTGCCGATAACCGGCCGGCGCTGTTTTTCGTGGTCTGGGCCGCTTGGCTAGTGGCGCACGATCAGCCGTTGCACGGCCCGCTCCAGGCCGTCCAAGGTCAGGGGGAACATGGGGATCAACCGGGCCACGGGCTGGATGGTGGTGTGAAACCAAGTGCGCTCGGGCATGGGGTTGAGCCAGACGCAATAGCGAAAATGCTCGGCAAAGCGGCGCAGCCACTCGATGCCCGGCGTGTCGTTGTGTGAATAATAGTCGATCACCCCGCCGATGGAAAAAAGCTCAGACGGGGCCATGCAGGCGTCGCCGACAAAGATCACCTTGTATTCCGAACCGATGTTTTTGAGGATCGAACCGGTTGGTTCGCCGTCGAAGTTGCGGATGTCTTTGTAAAGCTCTTGGTAGACGCAGTTGTGAAAATAGTAGTGCTTGAAGTCGCGAAAGTGGCTCATCTGGTGGGCGGCCGAGAACAACTGGCTGACCAGGCGAGCGTAGGGGTTCATGCTGCCGCCGGAGTCCATCAACAATAGCACCTTGACCGTGTTTTGCCTGGGCCGGCGAAAAACCAGGTCGATCTCGCCGCCGTCACGGCAGGTTTTGTCGATGGTGCCGTCGATGTCCAGTTCGTCCTCGGGGCCTTCGCGCTCCAGTTGGCGCAGGCGCTTCATGGCCACCTTCATCTGGCGCACGTCCAGGGTCAGGTCGTCGCGGTAGTTGCGAAACTTGCGCATGGCCGCGATCTTGACCGCCGTGCCGCCGCCGCCCGGCCCGCCGATGCGCATGCCCGCCGGGTTGGCCCCGGAGTGGCCAAAGGGGCTGGTGCCGCCGGTGCCGATCCAGCGGTTGCCGCCGTGGTGGGCCTCGGTTTGTTCTTCCAGGCGTTTTTCAAACTCGCGGCGCAGTTCCTCCAGGCTCAGGGCCTTCATGCGCTCCAGTTCCTCGCGGGGCAGCTCCAGCTTGTTGGCCGGGTCGGAGAGCCAGTCCAAAATCTCGTCGCGGATGTTTTTGGGCATCTCGGCGTCTTTGAACACATGGGCGAAGGATTGGTCGAACTGGTCGTAGAAGGCCTCGGATTTGACCAGGATGGCCCGGGCCAGGTAATAGAACGACGACAGGCTGTTGTCGGCGTGGCCCTGATCCAGGGCCATCATCAAGGTCATCCACTCGGTGACCGAGACAGGCACGCCGGCGTGGCGCAACGTATAGAAAAGGTTCAGGAACACCTTACCAGCGGCTCCTGAGGCCCAGGCGCGCGCCAGTTCCGGCCGCCGCGGCGCCGAGCACTTCCATGTCCTGCTCTTTCTTGATCAGCGCGCCGGCAAAGGGCAGCTCCTTGGCGATTTTATCCGGCGACATGCCGCCGGCCACCAGGGCCTGGATCCAGTCCAGCAGTTCGCTGGTGGAGGGTTTTTTACGGAAACCGTCGATCTCGCGCAGCCAATAAAACTTTTTAAGCACCTCGCGCAGAAGGTTTTCGTCCAGGCCGGGGTAGTGCACGCCGACGATCTTGCGCATGAGCTCTTCGTCGGGAAACTCGATGTAGTGGAACACGCAACGCCGCAAAAAGGCGTCTGGCAGCTCTTTTTCGGAGTTGGAGGTGATGACGACGATGGGCCGGCGCTGGGCCTTGACGGTCTGGCCGGTCTCGGGGATAAAAAAGCTCATCTCATCGAGTTCGTTGAGCAAATCGTTGGGAAACTCGATATCGGCCTTGTCGACCTCGTCGATCAGGAGCACCGGTTGGTCGGGGTGGGCGAAGGCCACGCCCAACTGGCCCAGATGGATGTAGCGCTTGATGTCGCTGACGTCGCCGCCGCCGAAACGCGAGTCGTTGAGGCGCTGGACGGTGTCGTAGATATAAAGCCCGTCCTTGGCCTTGGTGGTGGACTTGACGTTCCAGATGATCAGTTCCTTGCCCAGGCCCCTGGCGATGTTGTGGGCCAGGAGGGTCTTGCCGGTGCCGGGCTCGCCCTTGACCAGCAGCGGGCGGCCCAAGGCGATGGCCACGT
Protein-coding regions in this window:
- a CDS encoding acyl-CoA synthetase, which translates into the protein MAKYQHKDMAGVIAQEQIPLHQVLPATNTYDLIKHGASINPEAIALSFIPSGEQYMNPFDRTYANLLGEINRTANMLRDLGLGSKDVVSYLLPNVPQTHFLLWGGQAAGIVNPINFLLEAHTIRDICQAAGTKILVALGEYPGLDIWQKVMSIRKDLPGVKAIVRGLGPSDEKNGVYGYDDFVSRYDADKLTFTRQIAPDDVATIFHTGGTTGTPKLAPRTHLNEAANALQSSLISPLSSGETILSGLPLFHTNGTTVTGSSAFMIGGRVVILSPYGYRDPSVIKNFYKIVEKFRAVTFSAVPTVLAMLLATPKGDEDISSLRFAVCGAAPLSVELFQRFEEKTGMKIMEGYGLTEGLCVSSCNPYYGQRKIGSIGLRVPYQDMRVFKVDDQGKFVSEAKVDEIGSVCISGPNVFKGYTEDRHNTTLFPKEGWVNTGDLGRQDADGYIFLTGRKKELIIRGGHNIDPAVIEEPLYSLPGVALAAAVGRPDPHAGEVPVAYVQLEPGADLDEARIMDHLAKNVGERAALPKEVVILGQLPLTPVGKMFKPAMRWDATRRTYERELAALGDEVQSLAVAVGEDKIHGTLATITVSLGQADRQEIAAKIAELLSLYTVKHEVVFV
- a CDS encoding vWA domain-containing protein, whose amino-acid sequence is MFLNLFYTLRHAGVPVSVTEWMTLMMALDQGHADNSLSSFYYLARAILVKSEAFYDQFDQSFAHVFKDAEMPKNIRDEILDWLSDPANKLELPREELERMKALSLEELRREFEKRLEEQTEAHHGGNRWIGTGGTSPFGHSGANPAGMRIGGPGGGGTAVKIAAMRKFRNYRDDLTLDVRQMKVAMKRLRQLEREGPEDELDIDGTIDKTCRDGGEIDLVFRRPRQNTVKVLLLMDSGGSMNPYARLVSQLFSAAHQMSHFRDFKHYYFHNCVYQELYKDIRNFDGEPTGSILKNIGSEYKVIFVGDACMAPSELFSIGGVIDYYSHNDTPGIEWLRRFAEHFRYCVWLNPMPERTWFHTTIQPVARLIPMFPLTLDGLERAVQRLIVRH
- a CDS encoding AAA family ATPase, with the protein product MSASFDKFVGTDKYIVSNALRDVVNVAIALGRPLLVKGEPGTGKTLLAHNIARGLGKELIIWNVKSTTKAKDGLYIYDTVQRLNDSRFGGGDVSDIKRYIHLGQLGVAFAHPDQPVLLIDEVDKADIEFPNDLLNELDEMSFFIPETGQTVKAQRRPIVVITSNSEKELPDAFLRRCVFHYIEFPDEELMRKIVGVHYPGLDENLLREVLKKFYWLREIDGFRKKPSTSELLDWIQALVAGGMSPDKIAKELPFAGALIKKEQDMEVLGAAAAGTGARLGLRSRW